The Solenopsis invicta isolate M01_SB chromosome 12, UNIL_Sinv_3.0, whole genome shotgun sequence DNA window CATGGGGTAACGTtcccgtttttttttgttttttgttttaacttaattttatttcttaattgtcTAATACATCATAACGTCGTCGTGACTTCTTCTTGTTTTTCTCGTTGGTTTGCTGTCTCGTGTTGGCGTCTTATAAACTATATGCTTACTACTAGCTGCTATTATTATCGTTATTGTTCGGCTGTCTAGAGGATACATAACGTATTTGTTAGTTAATAAACTATCATCGCTTTCGAATAACAGTttgttgatttcttctatactTAATTTAAGTTTATCTAGATCGTTGGAGCTTCTGATTATCGATCGTAGGACTACTTGACTTAGCTTAGTTTTGCTATCCTTTCAGCTATTGCTTCTAATCTGTAACGTCAGATCGTATTTGAGTGGGTACGTTTGTATCGTATTTGTTCCTACGGTCTTTTGTGTCGTTAATGTTACGTGCATGTTTGTCAGTTTACAGTTTCCTGTCCGTTTTAGTTTACCTGTTAGTTTGATTGTGGTTTTTTCCTCTGTCTTATTTTCGCACTTAATGCTAACTTCCTGGAGTTGTGGTGCGGAATATAGCCAAGCGTTTTCCTCGGCTAATGTGACCCAGAGCATCCGATTTAAGAATAGAAGCTGTTTTTTGCAGTATGTTTCCGTCCTCGGCGCCTGCGTATACGTTTGCACCTTACATGGTGCTGTGTTTTCCGCGTAATAAGTCGGGAAACTTGTAGAGCATGTATAGGTATTACTTTTCTTTATGCACTTGTTTACTTCCTCTCTGTCAAATAGTATGTAGTGATGGTTTTCTTTATCTATTGCCAGCAGTGAGTGGTCGATTTTTACGTATGCAAACACATTGTCATGCATTGACCTCGGTAGCGCAACTGCGTTTATCAGTTTGTATATTGGGTACGCTATTACTGGAAAACGCAGTACTGTATGTAGGTATATACGGTTTGTCGTGGTACGCGTTTACCGTAAAGTATTTCTAGATTGTTTCTCAGTTTTCGACCTTTATATTGAATGGGAAATAGAGCCTTTAGTTAGCTGTGTCGCTGCATTCCTGAGCTCGGCTATTATTTCTTCCGTGGGGACTAatcttgttattattattttatctttggcGAAGGTCAGGTAGTCGAGTATATTCTCGGCGTCTCTAATCAGATCGTTTAATATGGTCATAAAGATCAGCAAATGTTGGTTCATGTTTTCTTGCAGTATGAATTTTGCTAATTGCTGTTCCATCCTCTTCGTGGTATTTGTCAATAATTGCTCGTTAAGCATCAGCACATTTTTGAGATCGTTGATGTGTGCGATCGTCGAGTTCAATACCCTGAGTTGGTGTTTCACTGCATGCTGCAATTTTTTGTCGTCATTGTGCAGCAGCTTCAGTTGCTCAtctattattttaacatcttgGAAATCCATGGTGCCGAAGAGCCGAATGTTCCAATCGCGTTAACCAAGCCGTCTCGGGTTTCGTGCTTTGTATATTGTTTGCAGCTGATTCAGCAGCGCTATTAATTTTGAGTGGTCTTTCTCCACTatcttcaagatatttttacaggTCTGCCCTGTATTGTTGATTATTACTTTGTACCTCTTCTCGATGTCCTTTAAATATTCCTGGAATTGGTGATACCTTACTTCAAAGCCCTGGATGTGCAGGTTTCCAAGTCGATTCTACCTGGTTCATGTGGCCTATTTCTTCAAAATACAGTCCAGGCTCATGGCTAAACGTCTTCCAGCTTGTTTCCATTTGCGAACTCTGTTGTCAGGCATGCTCTTGCGGTAATCAACCTGCAAAGGTGAAGATCCGCGTTATCGTTCTgcgaatttttatattgcatttttttgtctCTCCGGCTTAACATTAGTTGCTATCCAACAGTCGCATAGTTCGCTGCCCGTTTTgttcattttcttatttatttttattatctactgCGACAAGTGTCGCGATTTTTTCCTTCCCCCTACGCATTGCTGGGCGTATCTCCGTTTGCAGTGGTTGAGGGTATTGCGTCGCTTACCCACAAGAGTAGGGTTGCATCTTTGCCCTTACTCTCCTGAGAATGGAAgagttccgatagcgcacatcccaatagcccaccaaccaatcatcttgacttatctaacccaacctacggaaaatctctaggcatctgccattgtgagtggtttgtgtgctatcaagatgtgcgctatcgggacccgccgccTGAGGATGAGGTAGACGAGCCTCCTGTCCAAGTGGTCCCTCCATCGGGGAGCTTCCTCGGGTTGTTGTGGTGCCTGACACGATATCTCCTTCCGATCGGTCGTTGCCTTTGCTTTGAGACCCGGAAATCGAGATCCGTGTTCCTCACCTTCTATCGGTTGAGGTAAATAGGGTTTAGGACACTTTCTCGACAATTTGGACGTGAGTACTGACATGGCCTCTTCTTATTTCTACGGCgcttattttttactaaacttattgcttactctaatatttttttcggcACGCTTGGGGATATTCATTAGTTTTCGATAAAATGCTTTAATCTATTTGCGTGAACGCAAATGGTTCGTCTGCCTTGCTTAATTGTGTAGTTGATTCCCTCGTGGTTTTTCATTACCACGTAGGATCCTATCCAATGTGAGTAcagctttttttatctttctcggcGCGCGGTTTCGTCGTGGAGCAACACCTGGTCTTCCATcctgaattcttttttatgCGCACTCTTGTCGTACTGTATTTTTGCCTTCTGTACGTTTTCTTTTGCTATCTGATTAGTTGCGCGTATTCTCTCTTGAAGTTCCTGTGCGTAATCTTCGTAAGAGTACGTTTCTTTCGGCGGCTTTGTCAGTGCCGTCGGTATTGTGGCGCGATACCCAGAGATTAGCTCAAAGAGTGTAAACCCTGTGGCTGTATGCGGCGTCGTGTTATAAGCGAACTTCGCGTACGGGAGCAACTCATCCCAATCTGCCTGTGTCTCATTTATATAATGTTGCAGGTACTCGACAAGCGTCCCATACAACCTTTCTAGCGCGCCATTACTCTCGGGATGACACGCGGTCGtctgtattttttctatttttaaatttcttgcaGGTAGTTTTGAATACTTCACTCGTGAAATTCATTCCCTGATCCGTGAGGACTTTCTCCAGTATTCCGTTTTTAGTAACAACTCTCGTTACAAAAAACTTTGCCACCGTGGCTGCTTCCTGATTTTCTAGCAGAATGACTTTGCTGAATTTGGTTAGACTATCCTGAAATGTTAGAATGTACTTATTTCCGCGGGTTGTTATTGTTAATGGCCC harbors:
- the LOC105202535 gene encoding uncharacterized protein LOC105202535, which encodes MYDRRMVDVWYTYDRRMVDLWELPCVVAVSRVAPHLRRESPLWWQPADPEMELYNRALFTPNPFRIEVNTTSRHRVVRDSLTKFSKVILLENQEAATVAKFFVTRVVTKNGILEKVLTDQGMNFTSETTACHPESNGALERLYGTLVEYLQHYINETQADWDELLPYAKFAYNTTPHTATGFTLFELISGYRATIPTALTKPPKETYSYEDYAQELQERIRATNQIAKENVQKAKIQYDKSAHKKEFRMEDQVLLHDETARRER